A window of Ovis canadensis isolate MfBH-ARS-UI-01 breed Bighorn chromosome X, ARS-UI_OviCan_v2, whole genome shotgun sequence contains these coding sequences:
- the IGBP1 gene encoding immunoglobulin-binding protein 1 isoform X2: MAAVEDELLLPRLPELFETSKQLLDEVEISTEPTGSRIIQDKVFKGLDLLKKAAEMLSQLELFSQNEDLEEIASTDLKYLMVPAFQGAFALKQVNPSKRLDHLQWAREHFLNYLTQCQYYHVAEFELPKTKTNSAENNTANSSMAYPSIVAMASHRQAKIERYKQKKEVEHRLSALKSAVESGQADDEHVREYYLLHLRRWIGISLEEIESIDQEIKILREKDSAKEASTSQSSRQDRPPMKPFVLTRNMAQAKVFGAGYPSLASMTVNDWYEQHRKFGALPDQGIAKTTSGKGRAS, translated from the exons ATGGCAGCAGTCGAAGACGAGTTACTGTTACCGCGGCTCCCCGAGCTGTTCGAAACCAGCAAGCAGCTTTTGGACGAAGTGGAAATCTCAACTGAACCCACCGGCTCCCGAATAATCCAAGATAAGGTGTTCAAAGGACTGGATCTCCTGAAGAAGGCTGCAGAAATGTTGTCGCAGCTCGAGTTGTTCAG ccaaaatgaaGATTTGGAGGAAATCGCGTCCACCGACCTGAAGTACCTGATGGTGCCAGCATTTCAAGGAGCGTTCGCCCTGAAACAAGTCAATCCCAGCAAGCGCCTAGATCATTTGCAGTGGGCTCGAGAACACTTTTTAAACTACTTAACGCAGTGCCAGTACTATCATGTGGCAGAGTTTGAGCTGCCCAAAACCAAGACCAACTCAGCTGAAAATAACACTGCTAATTCCTCCATGGCCTATCCTAGCATCGTTGCTATGGCATCTCACAGACAGGCTAAAATAGAGAG ATACAAGCAGAAGAAGGAGGTGGAGCATAGGTTGTCTGCACTGAAATCTGCTGTGGAAAGTGGTCAAGCAGATGATGAGCATGTTCGTGAATATTACCTCCTTCACCTTCGAAGGTGGATTGGTATCAGCTTAGAAGAGATTGAGAGCATTGACCAGGAGATAAAGATCTTGAGAGAAAAAGACTCTGCAAAAGAG gCATCAACTTCGCAGTCATCTCGTCAGGACAGGCCTCCAATGAAACCGTTTGTTCTCACTCGGAACATGGCCCAAGCCAA AGTATTTGGAGCTGGTTATCCAAGTCTGGCATCTATGACAGTGAATGACTGGTATGAACAGCATCGGAAATTTGGAGCATTACCAGATCAGGGAATAGCCAAGACAACGTCAG